The genomic segment TTGTTCATCGGGCTCCCCCGTTACCAGAGGCTGCTGCCTGCGCATACGATCTGGGTCTGATGTAGAGCCCAGATACAACAACATCGTTCATTCGCCGGCACTGCTCCATCTCAGTCACCCTTCTTTCCAACGATGCGATCTGTTTGTCCTTCAGCTCAATAAGGCCTCGCAGGTCCTTAACTTCCTTCACTAGTGCCAGTATCTCCTTCTGCTGAGTTTTTACGGCACAAACCTCCTCTGTGAGAGTATCCAGAACCTTCTTAATATCCTCCAGATCCTCCTTCACGGGTGCTTTCTTTGGCCCCATTCTCACCTCTTAACAGCTGTTTGTTGTGCAACAGCTGTTAGCCGAAACTTACTTATTGCGTGCCTCACTGAGCACGTTTACATGACCATAAGAATCAGctgactgtaataatctgatctgacgTGTTTACATGCACTTTGGTAAACAGACAAAAACTGGGCTTACATGGTTTCAGTTCATTAGTTGGATTTCATTGAAAGTGGAGAAACAAGAAAGGGCAGCTCCTGAACAAaaaccatagactgtatacaGAAAAAAGTGCTCTACCTCTCTGTCTGCGAGGACGTGCACAGAGTTGATATCCTTGCGTACAAAAACTGAGGAAATGTGGCATTCTTTGAGCAAACTCCGGTCAACTTCAATAAATATGAAACCGCACAGATCCCCCAAACATTTGCTCTTTAAAAGGCTGAAACACACAGAACCATTGAAGCACACTTTTTTTGGACACACAACGCTGAACCTTGTGATCTGATGAAGGATATTACGAGGCCCAACGTGACAACGGTCCATCCCGCTGTACCTCTGGAAATGTGAGTGCTGTTTGCTTTTACAAatgtaaaagaacaaaataaatttaaaggtTTATATGTACCAAACAAATCGGAGTATTGGGAAGAAATCCCAGTGTGTTAATCCGATTTCTCATAATTGTTTAACTGCCAATAATCAGCTAGCAACCGGATTTGTATCTGCATGTAAACGGAGCCAGTGTTTTTTCCTGGAGGAAGCGTTCAAGTGTTACAGATTACATTTCATTTGGGATTAGATGGCAGTGTTTCATTGTCTATGTTGGCACTGGTTTTTGGTACCTTTTACAGTGTACATCCTGTTTGTCAGATTATAAATAATCACACCAACAattattataaaaaaaacaaaacaaaaaacaaccttgATCTTACACATCTTTCTTTGTGTCACTCATGGCAGTTTATGTTGAGCTTAACTGCTTTTGTCTATTTGTTAGCAGCACTCGCAAGTTGTTGCTGTTGCACTACTATTCACTACAAATAGGAAATGGGTGTGgtgttctgagaaaaaaaaaaaaaaaacacgatttCCCAGGAATAGCTATTCCAGAttactatacacacacaccataaaattcTCAAATGCATCTAGATATCAAAGTAGAACCACTTTAAATTTTACTATGATGTTGGATATTTTGTGTCTTAATGGATGTTATGAACTCAGCACAAATTTAGCAGCAGCATGCTGAGTATTTTTGCTCCACCTGGTGTGCACAGTGAATCAGCCCAGCTGTCTGGTTTGGAGAGTCATTACCAAATATTACTATGTGTTTATAATAAACCTTTGACGTTATTTTCAGACTGATGTTCATATGAAGGGTGACTGGCTTAAATTAGACGTTTGCTGTGATCGTTATTAATGTGCAAAGCTCAGAGTATGACACAAAGTAGGCTATTTGCATTTTGTCATACACTTTATGTAAATTCATCCATGGTTCTGTTATATTTAAGTTGAAAATGTGTATATTAACACTGCAAGGGCTTTATCTCTTGCAAACATGTAGCTTAGACACCAGAATGAAAACTACCTCTTCACAGTTAAAAGTTAAAGTGTTACCGTATCACTGTACTCTCACCGCTCTTTGCCACCCACATACTGTCCATTTCAGAAGGCGGTGAAGCCCGTGTcttataaagaaagaaaaaggacTGTTTGTTTATGTAAGTTTGTCATGTTTAAATGACTGGAGAGTTCCAGAAATTGTGGTTTGTAATGTTGCTGTTTTAAATAAATGGtcttgtatctgtgttgtgtcaTTATTGCagctttgtttttcttctgtgttcatcactggggcagcatggtggtctACTGGTTAGGACTGTTGCTTCAcagaaaggtcatgggatcgagtcccacctgtagcctttctgtgtgtgaagtttggatgttctccccgtgtttgcgtgggttccctcggggtgctccagcttcctcccacatccaaagacgtgccagttaggtggactggaaactttaaatttttgGTAGGTGTGCAGGTGAGAATGAGAACagagtggcatcctgtccagggtgtgccactGCCACgcctcgccctatgactgctgggagaggcttcagtcccccccgtgaccctttacctccaccaaccaagttgggcggaggttatgttttaacccgtttgtctgtgaacagcctgtaacccacaatttttcatatatcattatgaaatttttacagaggattcatatcatgACAGGCAAGGACTGATtccgttttcaaggtcaaagtcaggaaaaatcttggagaattggaaaaaaatccctatcctttatcaCTGAATGAATATTAAAAATTCATGGCTGTCAAAAAAgatttttcatatttgagagtgttacatAGAATATTATCCTTTATTGTcttgataaagtttgatccggtctgatctggattacagattttctagccatttaaatttaacactgaaaacccaattaatgtatatttgacatatcttaaacatgccccaatcatacTCGTATTTGtacgtgaggtgcagactggcactcactagcgTTTGATCCAGATACTGGCActgtcaatgaatagactaagtttgatctgcattgcggattttgtggatatttgattttaacattgaaaagaccCTTTGATCTACATTTTTGTATTATATtctatcttatgaaaagccacttctaacagaactttgaccttgaaatttttttccacgaaaaaaatttgtggaattggaaactggtgTTGGTGGAGATTTGCGCTctgagtgcagtgctctagttggAGTAAGggcttgaagatgagtgagtgttcaCCAGTGCTACTCAATCAATCACTCTACTTCCAAGTTCGTACAAGAGAAGAGTTACTTGTACCAAGTACAATGGGATTTCTGTGCAGAGATTAAAACCATCACTGAGTGAATTATTCTCCTGTATGCTGCTTACATTACCACTTTAGAATGAACCATTTGATCGAGTGTTTGCTTTAGCAGAGTAAGTAAACAAGCTACAGCAAGTTGGTGTATAATAATGAATTATTTAATGAGTTTTTCAAGTTTAAACCAACTTGAACTtggatgtaaaaaacaaaaacactaaacTGCTAAAAAGTAGTACTAAAGACAAAAACCAGgacatttaaaaaacattttttggatAAAATACTAAGGATTACAAGTCAGTTCAAACATTAACTACCTCTATACTGGGTACACAGCTCATTTAAATAAAATACTGCTACTGTTCTTATACCGCGAACGGTCACTGATGTGGTTCGGGTACCGATATTTCAAGTGATCTTTCTGCAGGCTTTTCTCCAACCACCTCGCGATTTCTGTGTGCCATTAGATGGTGGTTGAGGTTCACTTTTTGTGTGAAAGTCTTTCCACATTTGAAACAATTGAACGGTCGCTCTCCGGTGTGAATACGTAGGTGACACTTCAAATTCCCCTTCTGGGTGAACCCTTTCCCACACAAGTTGCAGCTGTAGGGTTTCTCGCCCGTGTGGACCACGTAGTGAATCCTCAGCGCAGAGGGATTTGCAAAGGTCTTCCCGCACAGCTCGCAAGACTTGCTGACTCGCACAGGAGGAACCGGTGGtatgcaggtgtgtgtgtttagTTCGTCCCTGTGGGGGAAGTGCTGCTTACAGATGTTGCAGTAGGTGGATTTGTGCGATTTCATGTGGTGCGTTAACGTGCCCTTGTGGAAGAAGGTCCTGCTGCATACTTTACATGTGAATTTGTTGTTTGTGTTGCTGGTGCTGTGTAAATGAAGCATATTAAAATGCCTGCGTGCGTCTTTTTCCTGATGAGTGTTGTGTTTGGACTGCACCGGTAACTTCTGCACGTTTTGACTTGGTCCAGCTGCAGCTACTTTTGGTTCCTGCTGACTTTCTTGTACAAACTgtacatcatcatcctcatcctcGTCCTCATCATCTTCGATTGGGATGATGTGGCTGCTGTATGCCTCGGCTGCGTCGCTGACGGTCACCAACTGCACAGAGGGGTCTTGAAGGCCATCTGCAGTAGCAACCTGTTGCTCCTCCTGGTCAAACGACATGCTGCAAGTGCTACCTTCCATTGTGTAAGCGTCGGACAGCTGCTCCGGCTCCTGTGCTATGCATTCATCATCTGTCGCATACAAAAAGGGGAGATGAGAAACAGTAAAACGGTGTGTAAAGCTACTAAACCTGCAGCATGTCTCGCCTCATGCCAAACTTGTGTCTTACCTTCTGTGTTAAGCGCTTCCTGCTGGCAATTGCTAGCTTCCTCCTCATAATCCTCCTCTTTGACCTCAGTTACAGTAATATGATCAGAAATCATCGCCATGGACTGAAAAGTCAAAATACACAACAGTAGTTGGTTGTATACAATAATGTGGGAGCACAGCTTGAAACGCAGGCTTTGTTTATAACCTTACTGTACATAGACTACAGGCTTTTTTTTTGATAAGACAAATTTTAGATGCAAATTTATGTGGATTACCACATTTTGACACGCACAATCAAATTACAGTGTATCATGGCAGTCAGGTGACCTACGTGCAGCCACGATCTTCACAACAGAGACTCCAGCTGCCGATTTCTGACCCGATCTTCCCATTCCAACAATTGTGAtggctctaaagataatcttatcagatattcctgccgtgtgtggtgtgtttagAGTGTTCtagtctgctcggaaggacgtcggcATGGCTCAGACCTCAAATCGTGAATATTCAACAtgctggattgtcttggcccgatgtcCCAGCGTGTGGTGTGTACCCGAGcacaaacaagcacgcagcctgTTGAATAtgacatgtagccaatcagaaagtgaggtgacggacaCACGCAGGGGAATCCAAAACTGTTTCTCCGAAGTCACGTTTGATCTCAAgaagttttgcgagatttcccAACCGACCTGGAAATGGTCCtgagtgaaatctgttcatgcgtggtgtgttgtctttaccatgtgactgcacaccacacactgtatgaccaaaactgttatatctataattttttttaaatcgccACGTGTGGGGTTTCTCACCTATTGAAAACCTACCGACAATTTTAagatcttgctgtgtgaaccaggcattacacATTGTGGCTTGGCGTCCCCGGCTGGCAGTAACTGAAGCATTCATGTACAATTCAACACTCATAGTCCCAAAAATGATGCACACGTGCACAGAACAAGCACAACGCCATATGACTCAAAAGTTCACAGGGTGGAGAAACCTACGATTATGCACATAAATTTCTGAATCAGGTGGACAGGTTATAATAAACAATACTCAACAATACTATAATGTCTATATATAATGGGaagtttaaattgtccgtaggcatgtgggtgtgaatttgtttgtttgtttctatctggccctgcaacagacagacgtcctgtccagggtgtaccccgcctcacgctctatgacggctgggacaggctccagctctcCATTACTCCTAAATGgagtaagcggtagaagatgagtgagagtgtattttattttattgtatggtTGCTTTTATTCCTGTGAATTTTCTTTATTGATTTTACTGTAGAACACTGGTCACCTTTTGGTTGCTGTAAagggttatacaacccctggcaaaaattatggaatcaccggccttggaggatgttcattcacttgtttaattttgtagaaaaaaaaaaaaagcagatcacagacatgacacaaaactaaagtcatttcaaatggcaactttctggctttaagaaacactataagaaatcaggaaaaaaaaattgtggcagtcagtaacggttacttttttagaccaagcagaggggaaaaaaaatggaatcactcaattctgaggaaaaaattttggaatcatgaaaaacaaaagaacgctccaacacatcactagtattttgttgcaccacctctggcttttataacagcttgcagtctctgaggcatggacttaatgagtgacaaacagtattcttcatcaatgtggctccaactttctcatgattgctgttgccagatgagctttgcaggttggagccttgtcatggaccattttcttcaacatccaccaaagattttcaattggattaagatccggactatttgcaggctgtgacattgaccctatgtgtctttttgcaaggaatgttttcacagtttttgctctatggcaagatgcattatcatcttgaaaaatgatttcatcatccccaaacatcctttcaattgatggaataagaaaagtgtccaaaatatcaacgtaaacttgtgcatttattgatgatgtaatgacagccatctccccagtgcctttacctgacatgcagccccatatcatcaatgactatggaaatttacatgttctcttcaggcagtcatctttataaatctcattggaacggcaccaaacaaaagttccagcatcatcaccttgcccaatgcagattcgagattcatcgctgaatatgactttcatccagtcatccacagtccacgactgcttttccttagcccattgtaaccttgtttttttctgtttaggtgttaatgatggctttcgtttagcttttctgtatgtaaatcccatttcttttaggcggtttcttacagttcagtcacagacgttgactccagtttcctcccattcgttcctcatttgttttgttgtgcattttcgatttttgagacacattgctttaagttttctgtcttgacgctttgatgtcttccttggtctaccagtatgtttgcctttaacaaccttcccatgttgtttgtatttggtccagagtttagacacagctgactgtgaacaaccaacatcttttgcaacgttACATgaagatttaccctcttttaagagtttgataatcctctcctttgtttcaattgacatctctcgtattggacccatgattcatgtcagtcaacttggtgcaacagctctccaaggtgtgatcactccttcttagatgcagactaacgagcagatctgatttgatgcaggtgttagttttggggatgaaaatttacagggtgattccataatttattcctcagaattgagtgagtccatattgtttccctctgcttgctctaaaaaagtaaccgttactgactgccacaattttttttttcctgatttcttatagtgtttcttaaagccagaaagttgccatttgaaatgactttagttttgtgtcatgtctgtgatcttttttttttacaaaattaaacaactgaatgaacatcctccgaggccggtgattccataattattgccaggggttgtataaatacaTGTGGATTGGTTGACATACCATGTCCAATGTTTGAAGTGGCTCTGTTGTAAAAATCCTGACTGATAGGTGAACAAATGTTATCAGTGTGAGGAAACCTCATATATGCATGTGCATATCAATTTTTCGAGTGAATTGGAAAAGTAGTATTGAAAGAAAAACATGACTGATGACAAATGCTTATAAGGTGCTTTAGACTAGGTTTTGTAAATCTAAACCAAATCTAAAGCACCTTATAAACATCAGACCAGAACCACTCCTAATTCCTGggagtgaagcgctatgaatactttctggatccaccgtaaataccatgaatctctcagtctggttcagtacacatAACTACAATCATGAGAAAGACTGCTCACTTGACAGCTGTCCAGAAGACACTAACTGGCACCCTCCATGAGGAGGACAAGCCACATAAGGTCATTGCTGATTGGGCTGACTGTTCATCAAGTGCTGGAAAGTTGACTAGAAGGGAAAAGTGTGGTAGAAAAAGagacacaagcaacagggatggcgGTAACATTGAAAAAATGGTCAAAGAGAGCCAATTCAAGAACTTGGGGGACATTCAGAAGTTGTGGACTGgggctggagtcagtgcatcaacAGCCACCTCGCACAGATGTGTCCAGAAACTTTGCTAATTTACGCTGCAATATGCCACGCTACAGACactaaaaacatttagaaaaatatATTTCCTAAATTCTGGTACACAGGGAATAGCAATACAGGTGTTGAGATTTGAGAACATTCACTTTCAACATTGGCTTTTTTACTCTATATTTCAAAGTAGAGACAGGAAGCATGGCCAAAAGTGGATCATTTTAAAAATTGTCTAAAGTTGTTTAGAGCTTTTTATGGAGTGAAAAAATGTTATGGGTCCAAGTTTTTATGATTGTTCTTCACTTCTGGAAAGTTTCATTGAAATTGGTGATTGTCATCCAGCCAACTTCTCTTTTTCTGCATGATTTTCTCTGACTCAGCTCATTAACATGAACATCGTTTTAACAAAAAATAGCCAGTACTTCTGGGgattaaaaagaaaaattccTAGCAGATTTTTTTGGATGTCAACAAACTATATGAACTAACTGTGACTTTAATTAACTTGCAAACTGTACTTTAGAGAAAATAGTTTCATCACAAGCTATGAACTGTTTCATGTACATGTTAATTTATATTTTATAATAACCCTCATGGGGGGTGCCTAAACAGTCACTATACGGGCTTTAAACATAATTACACACAGTAAACTCCAGGATctatacttgtttttgttttctccgctctgtttactgcacaCAGCAAAAATTCGCAACACCTGcattgttttaagttttaagAGAACAATTTTTGTGTATCTGTTCACAGCTAAATGAATGCAGGCATGACAAGAGAACTAAGTCATGCGTGCAATGATTTATGCAACCCTGAAATAGAGAATATTATAGATTCTAGTTAATCTCTTTGGCTCCCCCCCCACTTCCAAAATTGGGGGCACCGCAGCAGAtttgagatggatctgcatgttgatctgactagcggaactccacattacatggggaatgggcaggggtggtcttgaaacatgcacactaaccatttggccacctcTCCTGCAGAGAATGTTATATATTCTAAAGCAGAATAATAAAGCATAACAAACATGCACTGCCTGACCAGTTTAGTATTACGACACAGATATAGGCATTTGCAATCTAACGCCATCATGGTGAATTACTGTTGCATCGTTAACTACCACAATAAGTCAGACAGAGAGACGGACCTGCATTACTACAGACTGCCGAAGGCTATAAGGAATCAGGGCGAATCTTGTGAAAAACTCAGCGAAGAAAGGAGACTTTTATGGTGAgcacaagtgcaacaaaatttatATGGGAAAAACCTGGACAACATCTGTGCATGCTGTGCATTTtggtatgttacagcctgatttcaaaatagagtaaattaatagtaaattattttttttccctcaaaatgctactcacaacactccattatgaaaacatgaaaagtttttaatttttttttgacattttttgcaaatttattaaaaataaaaactaagaaatcacatatacataagtatttacaccctttgctcaatactttgttgatgcacctttggcagcaattacaccttcaagtatttttgaatatgatgccacaagcttggtgcacctatctttgggcagttttgcccattcctctttgcagcacctctcaagctccatcaaggtggatggggagcgtcagtgcacagcccttcaggtgtgtgcctttccaaatcaactgaattttctcCAGgtagactctaattaagctgtagaaacatttcaaggatgatcagtggaaacaggatgcacctgagctcaattttgagcttcatggcaaaggctgtgatttctaagtttatttttaataaatttgcaaaaatctaaaataaataaataaaaatatcgttttcacactgtcattatggggtattgtgtgtaaaattttgagaaaaaaaaaaaaaaaggatttcaaccattttggaataaggctgtaacataacaaaatgtgaaaaattgaagcactgtgaatactttccagatccaTTGTATTTTAAATAGATGTAAAATGACCATTAAAGGAAGGAAAAAAGACAGAAGTACAGCTTAACAGATCAGTCTCACTACATGTAGGTTCGACTGTCTACACATAGCCAGCCTACCTTCAGCTCGTCAGGCATTTGTCACCTGCAAcctgtggcattttttttcttgGACCCAGCCACAAAGAAACTGGTTATACATATGTAGTATATGTAGTTTTTCCTTGGGTGAAAACAATAAATAACTCAAGACATCCATGTATGTAACACTAGGCAGTGAACTCTCACTCTCCAACCATGCAGATGAGGGTATTTTGTATGGATCTTCGCCAATTAATTTAGTCTTCATCTTGTATTGCGACCATGCTTCACTGCTTAGGCCATCTCTGCATCGCACGACTATCTCACGAAATTTTgcaaagatttttgcaaatgtttgccatTTGACAGAGTAGAACATGGGTTTCTGCAATCTCTTGTTTACTTGACAGGGCCTCTGAGATATCCAAATATCCCAATGTCACCGACtgaatggtcccctctaaaaattggtctgccctgcctttcactgtgccttcactgcgcaaGCGTATGAGAGGGACActcagtctgactctctacatccaaaacaatcaaagggaataatgtgattactaaccaccagatgacaaattaaaacctcgtaaatcattttaaagtcagtatAAGTAGAaataaggccattttaagcagaaatgagacgataatcagtgaatcgctactgactcagacgtgctgctgtggtgctctgctcggtcccctgtcttttatgaaataatgctgaatttatgtggaaatgattgttgtaaaaaAGCTTACATATCTgttactgagatagatgatgactggggtgcagttttaagcagaaacaaggagataattggtgaatcactgctgatgctcagaaatgacgcatgcacagtgaaggcagggcaga from the Thalassophryne amazonica chromosome 16, fThaAma1.1, whole genome shotgun sequence genome contains:
- the LOC117528482 gene encoding zinc finger protein 510-like, whose translation is MASRLSFHAQLSSIMDTVARSALSQVCKLVDEDSAELRLELSRLLLANSALKEKVNSLECELTVVRSDAPKLCKSYRTVGVQTGGSADTNESGPPTIEGIFGNDWCMTLWKDRDPYSLDRVTFSPQSSEKSMAMISDHITVTEVKEEDYEEEASNCQQEALNTEDDECIAQEPEQLSDAYTMEGSTCSMSFDQEEQQVATADGLQDPSVQLVTVSDAAEAYSSHIIPIEDDEDEDEDDDVQFVQESQQEPKVAAAGPSQNVQKLPVQSKHNTHQEKDARRHFNMLHLHSTSNTNNKFTCKVCSRTFFHKGTLTHHMKSHKSTYCNICKQHFPHRDELNTHTCIPPVPPVRVSKSCELCGKTFANPSALRIHYVVHTGEKPYSCNLCGKGFTQKGNLKCHLRIHTGERPFNCFKCGKTFTQKVNLNHHLMAHRNREVVGEKPAERSLEISVPEPHQ